One Oncorhynchus gorbuscha isolate QuinsamMale2020 ecotype Even-year unplaced genomic scaffold, OgorEven_v1.0 Un_scaffold_2129, whole genome shotgun sequence genomic window carries:
- the LOC124025024 gene encoding ras-related protein Rab-33B-like, with amino-acid sequence MVQQYYRNVHAVLFIYDVTRPDSFRGLSAWIEECRQYSLGQEITRFLVGNKSDLRDTCSCDPRSIKVEGQVTRDQAQKFAVAHGMILFETSAKSLPGGGGGEPGGGHQDSVEDVFMALASRLKRQTRPPPPVLNNTGVSGSYCGSYTGTSSFRLPAKKNPQKDFWTCTC; translated from the exons ATGGTCCAGCAGTACTATCGGAACGTTCATGCTGTTCTCTTCATCTACGACGTCACCAGACCAGACAGCTTCAGAGGCCTGTCAGcctggatagaggagtgtagacagtactcactgggacaggagataaccag GTTCCTCGTGGGCAACAAGAGCGACCTCCGTGACACCTGCAGCTGTGACCCCCGCTCCATCAAGGTCGAAGGTCAGGTGACACGGGATCAGGCCCAGAAGTTTGCAGTTGCCCACGGGATGATTCTGTTTGAAACGTCTGCTAAAAGCctccctggaggaggaggaggagaaccaggaggGGGGCATCAGGACAGCGTGGAGGATGTGTTCATGGCCCTGGCCTCCAGGCTGAAGAGACAGACCAGACCCCCTCCCCCGGTTCTCAACAACACAGGAGTGTCTGGGTCCTATTGTGGGTCCTATACAGGGACATCTTCTTTCAGACTGCCAGCCAAGAAGAACCCTCAGAAAGACTTCTGGACATGCACCTgttga